The DNA region TTCCAGTTGGTGATGTTCCAGCGTTTATTTGGTATGGGCTTCTTTGACCCGGCGAAGGGCGGCAACCCGATCCTCTTCCAGCACCTGTTCTGGTTCTACTCGCATCCCGCGGTATATGTGTTCGTTCTGCCTGGTCTCGGCGTGATCTCGGAACTTCTGCCCGTCTTCGTCCGCAAACCGCTCTTCGGTTACCGCTGGATCGCCATGTCATCGCTTGGTATTGCCCTGGTCGGTTTCGTCGTGTGGGCGCATCATATGTTCACCTCCGGTATGAACGAATACCTGCGTGTGCCTTTTATGTATAGCACCCTGCTGGTGGCTGTACCGACCGGTGTGAAGTTCTTCTCATGGGTTGCCACGCTCTGGAAGGGCAAGATCACGACGCCCACCCCGATGCTTTTCGTGCTCGGCGCGATCGTGGTCTTCCTGATGGGCGGTCTTTCCGGACCTCCGAATGCCACGGTCTCCACCGACCTTCACCTGCACGACACGTATTTCATCGTCGGTCACTTCCACGACACGATCTTCGGCGGATTTGTCTTCCCGTTCTTTGCCGCCATCTATTATTGGTTCCCCAAAGCGACCGGACGCCGCATGAGCGAAACGCTCGGCAAATGGCATTTCTGGCTGATGACCCCCTCCTTCTTTGTGCTGACGTTCCTGATGATGTATGTCGGTTTGATCGGGATGCGCCGCCGTATCGCAGATTACGACCCCGGGCTGGGCATTGACGTTTATCACCTCATTATGACCATCGCCGCCTTCCTGATCGCGCTTTCCGTATTGATCTTCTTCTACAACTTCTTCAACAGCATCAAGAACGGCGAGAAAGCGGAAGGCAATGTCTGGAACTCCCGCTCGCCTGAGTGGCAGGTTCCCTCCCCGATGCCCATGCATAACTACGACCAGCCGTTCGAAGTCGTTGGCGAGCCGTACGATTACGGTCTGGAAGGCTCGAAGTACGTCGAATTCTCCGCTCCTGCGAAGAGCGCGCATAAATAAAGGTGAACAGCAAAATGGCACATTCACAGGACAAATCCTCCGCCCTTGGTCAGGGCGTGGTGATCTTCATCTATCTGACTGTATTGACCATAATCGAATTCTTTGTCGCGGTGGCGTTCGACGCCGTCCCGCTTCTCATCGTGGTTGCCGTCATCAAAGCCGCGCTGGTCATGTACTATTACATGCACATCTACAAGTTGAACAACGACGATGGCGCCGACGAACATTCCTACAAATTCAAGACCGGGACGAATCGTATCGGCTTGTGGCTGTTCCTGCTTTCGGACGGTTTTGTCTTCGCCGGTCTGCTCGTGATGCGCGCCAACCTGCTTGGCTTGACCCGTCCCGAACAATTGGATCAGAACCTCGGTCTTGCTGTGACCGCCGTGCTCCTGATCTCGTCCTTCTTCATGAACCGCGGTGAGACCGCCATGTCCTATGGCGATGTCAAAACCTTCATGAACAACACGCTCATCACGTTTGTGCTGGGACTCGCCTTCTTCCTCGGAGTGGTTTTCGTGGAATGGCGTCTGGCGGCTGAGCATGGATTGACTGCCACCTTTGGCAACCCAGCCATAGGTCCGATGGGAGGCGTGTTCTACATGATGACAGGCATGCACGCGTTCCACGTCCTGACCGGCTTGATCTTCCTGGCTGTCGTCTGGAACAACGCGCGCAAGGGCTTGTATACGGCTGAAAAACACTGGGGCGTGGAAGCCGCCGCGGTCTACTGGCACTTCGTGGATTTGGTGTGGATCTTCTTCTATCCCGCTTTGTATCTGATCGGCAGGGCTGTATAACCAAAGAAACTCCGCCGCCGACGAGGCGGCGGAGTTTTTATTGCCGATTAATCAATCTTTGGTATAAAGGGGATATCATATTTGGGAGCATCCATGGATAAACGCATCTTTTATGCCGGGCTGGCGGTTTTTTTTGCAGTGACGCTTGGCATTTTTCTCACGGTCATCCTTTCAAGACCGGCAAACTTTCGCGGAACGATGTACGCCGAGCCGTTTCCGCCTGCGCCTGATTTTGCATTGACGGACGCGGATGGAAAGGTTCAGCGCTTGAGCGACTATCGCGGCAGGATCGTCCTGCTCTTTTTCGGATATATGTACTGCCCGGATGTCTGTCCTGCCACACTGGCAGAGATGAAACTGGCAGTGGATCAACTCAAAGGCGACGCGGATCAGGTACAGGTGGTCTTTATTTCTGTGGATCCGCAACGGGATACGTCTGAAGCGGTGCAGGGATATGTCGAGCGCTTCAATCCTTCCTTCCTTGGTTTGAGCGGCACACAGGATGAACTCGAGCCGATCTGGAGCGGGTACGGCGTGTTTCGGGAAGTGGTGGAAGGAACATCAGAGACCAATTACATCATCAACCACACCGCCCGCGTCACCTTGATCGACCAGGATGGGAACATGCGCCTGACGTACGGTTTCCAAACGCCGCCCGAAGACATTGCCCATGATATTAGGATTCTTTTGAAATAGAAATCATGTCGAAAACCATTGTAAGACGCATCTTGTTTTCCCTGCTGTTTGGCTTGCTGGTCGGTATTGCGCTTAGCGAGATCACCTTTGTCTTTTTGGGCAGAACAGCAAGGGAGCCGCAAACCATCACAGTGACCGTCCCGCAGGGAACAGCGGAACTTGTGGCGCGCGGCGAACAGCCTCCCACGCTTCCGGAAGGCATGACCTTTGTGGTGGGGGATGTGCTTGTCATCAAGAATGAGGACACTGTCGATCATCAGCTGGGTCCGCTTTGGGTTCCGGCGGGAACATCCGGTCAACTGACGCTGGGCAAGCCGGAAAGCCTCGCCTACGAATGTTCCTTCCAGGCGGATAACTATATCGGTTTGGATGTCTATGAACCACTCACATGGGGAACGCGGGTGTATGGCATTCTGTTTGCCGGGATCCCAATGGGAATTTTGATCGCCCTATACGCCTCCATCCTGCCTGTAAAGAACGGCGCGAAACATGCTTCTGCGAAAAATGTTCAGCCCTAAGTGGCTGTTGACAACCCTGCTCGTTTTCATCGGTACCGCGGTTTGCATCCGGCTTGGCATCTGGCAGTTGGATCGGCTCGAAGGTCGCCGCGCGTTCAACACGCAGGTCGAGTCCATGCGTGCGGCTGAACAACTGGATTTGAACGTCGACACGCCCGCTGATATCACTTCGATGGAATGGCGCGCGGTGACGGTCACCGGCGAATACGATTTCGAGAATCAGGTCGCGCTTCGGAATCAATATTACGGGAATCAATACGGATACCATTTGATCACCCCGCTTCGTTACAACGGGACGGTTGTTCTTGTCAACCGCGGCTGGATCCCCGCTGACGCCGACTGGCGCGAGTTCGATGAGCCGGGTCCGGTCACGGTGACGGGGCAGATCCGGCTTGGACAGGGCAAACCTGCTTTCGGCGGCGTCGCGGATGCGCTGCCTGCGGATGGCGATCCGTTGAACGTGTGGAATAATCTGGATGTGA from Anaerolineales bacterium includes:
- a CDS encoding SURF1 family protein codes for the protein MLLRKMFSPKWLLTTLLVFIGTAVCIRLGIWQLDRLEGRRAFNTQVESMRAAEQLDLNVDTPADITSMEWRAVTVTGEYDFENQVALRNQYYGNQYGYHLITPLRYNGTVVLVNRGWIPADADWREFDEPGPVTVTGQIRLGQGKPAFGGVADALPADGDPLNVWNNLDVKMMSAQFPYPILEVFVQPDMDENDTVPPIPYQPEIELTEGSHFGYALQWFTFATILFVGYPFYLRKQD
- a CDS encoding cytochrome c oxidase subunit 3; its protein translation is MAHSQDKSSALGQGVVIFIYLTVLTIIEFFVAVAFDAVPLLIVVAVIKAALVMYYYMHIYKLNNDDGADEHSYKFKTGTNRIGLWLFLLSDGFVFAGLLVMRANLLGLTRPEQLDQNLGLAVTAVLLISSFFMNRGETAMSYGDVKTFMNNTLITFVLGLAFFLGVVFVEWRLAAEHGLTATFGNPAIGPMGGVFYMMTGMHAFHVLTGLIFLAVVWNNARKGLYTAEKHWGVEAAAVYWHFVDLVWIFFYPALYLIGRAV
- a CDS encoding SCO family protein; protein product: MDKRIFYAGLAVFFAVTLGIFLTVILSRPANFRGTMYAEPFPPAPDFALTDADGKVQRLSDYRGRIVLLFFGYMYCPDVCPATLAEMKLAVDQLKGDADQVQVVFISVDPQRDTSEAVQGYVERFNPSFLGLSGTQDELEPIWSGYGVFREVVEGTSETNYIINHTARVTLIDQDGNMRLTYGFQTPPEDIAHDIRILLK
- a CDS encoding cbb3-type cytochrome c oxidase subunit I — encoded protein: MKRFFSSALMRGLLWQLIGTLLGAGLVTGIRALMGLSTTDTFFFTEPAWVLGGFIGAISFLFGSGVTDDWFKWARGIDTPEHHEEHFSGWEKYTNVSLDHKVIGIQYTIVALLLIAIGGLFALIFRAELAASELQFLTRELQLFGQSGPDLYNTLMSLHGMIMIVSILLGISGIINYAVPLLLGAQDMAFPRLNAFSFWIAVPAAVLLLASLFLGGFDTGWTGYPPLSARAPVGMQMFFLGVFVAGWSSILGALNVIVTVLRMRAKGMTAMRMPIFVWAAVATSIIALTATQFIGLSFQLVMFQRLFGMGFFDPAKGGNPILFQHLFWFYSHPAVYVFVLPGLGVISELLPVFVRKPLFGYRWIAMSSLGIALVGFVVWAHHMFTSGMNEYLRVPFMYSTLLVAVPTGVKFFSWVATLWKGKITTPTPMLFVLGAIVVFLMGGLSGPPNATVSTDLHLHDTYFIVGHFHDTIFGGFVFPFFAAIYYWFPKATGRRMSETLGKWHFWLMTPSFFVLTFLMMYVGLIGMRRRIADYDPGLGIDVYHLIMTIAAFLIALSVLIFFYNFFNSIKNGEKAEGNVWNSRSPEWQVPSPMPMHNYDQPFEVVGEPYDYGLEGSKYVEFSAPAKSAHK